The following coding sequences lie in one Alicyclobacillus curvatus genomic window:
- a CDS encoding nuclear transport factor 2 family protein, whose product MSSNAQIIAEYLHLYASGNAEQASLFLSDDVSFHGPMQQQLRGKAEVSEVIGHVPKGSTNLRILRQWEDGNDVCSIYEYDVNLPSGPVALLATEWHTLQGGKITSILINFDTGVFAANRRR is encoded by the coding sequence ATGTCGAGCAACGCTCAAATTATCGCGGAATACCTGCACCTATATGCGTCTGGGAACGCAGAACAGGCGAGTCTGTTCTTGAGCGATGATGTTTCATTCCATGGTCCAATGCAGCAGCAACTAAGGGGCAAGGCTGAGGTGTCTGAGGTCATTGGGCATGTCCCCAAAGGTTCGACAAACCTTCGGATATTGAGACAGTGGGAAGATGGGAACGACGTCTGTTCCATCTACGAATATGACGTAAATCTTCCGTCAGGGCCGGTGGCTTTACTTGCGACAGAGTGGCATACCTTGCAGGGCGGCAAGATTACGTCGATACTTATCAACTTTGATACCGGAGTTTTCGCTGCCAACCGCCGCAGGTGA
- a CDS encoding AhpC/TSA family protein: MKMTVKLSEQLGSMAQELANNMPSDAQAELWRSIEELRQSEDVNGLPTGVDAPDFTLTDATGEFITLSQEIDKGPVVLTFYRGAWCPFCNLQLRAYQSAIPYLEEVGATLIAVSPQVPDYTLLQQQQNLLTFPVLSDLQGHVAALYKVRYEVSQSVVRVMQGIGIDLVQYNETAQWTLPVPATFIIDQNRTIRFSHVDPNFMMRLDPDIIVQVLKEMQPRNHRSPLPEDKEIRR, from the coding sequence GTGAAAATGACTGTAAAGCTGAGTGAGCAACTGGGGAGCATGGCACAGGAACTCGCAAACAACATGCCTTCGGATGCGCAGGCAGAGCTCTGGCGGTCCATCGAGGAACTGCGCCAATCCGAGGATGTCAATGGATTGCCAACCGGCGTCGATGCGCCAGATTTTACACTGACGGATGCAACGGGTGAATTTATCACACTATCCCAGGAAATCGACAAAGGGCCGGTTGTTTTGACCTTCTATCGAGGTGCATGGTGTCCGTTTTGCAATTTGCAGTTGAGGGCCTATCAAAGTGCCATCCCGTATCTGGAGGAAGTCGGAGCAACGCTCATCGCCGTATCCCCTCAAGTCCCTGATTATACGCTACTGCAACAACAACAAAACTTGCTGACATTTCCTGTGCTGAGTGACTTACAAGGGCATGTTGCTGCTCTCTATAAAGTACGGTACGAGGTGTCTCAATCGGTAGTTCGTGTGATGCAGGGCATCGGCATCGATCTTGTGCAATATAACGAAACGGCCCAGTGGACTCTACCTGTTCCTGCAACATTCATCATTGATCAGAATAGAACCATCCGCTTTTCCCATGTGGACCCAAACTTCATGATGCGCTTGGACCCCGACATTATCGTGCAGGTCTTGAAGGAGATGCAACCGCGAAACCATCGTAGTCCGCTGCCAGAAGATAAGGAGATAAGGAGATAG